A single Tissierella sp. DNA region contains:
- a CDS encoding FeoA domain-containing protein produces MNDKCLTCLKPNESCKIKEISGCCKARKRLYELGLHKGVSVKVVKNDIGPIILNLSGHKLALGRGIASNIIIEH; encoded by the coding sequence ATGAATGACAAATGCTTAACATGTTTAAAACCAAATGAATCATGCAAGATTAAAGAAATATCCGGGTGCTGTAAGGCTAGGAAAAGACTGTACGAATTGGGACTACACAAGGGTGTATCTGTTAAGGTAGTTAAAAACGATATTGGTCCTATTATATTAAATTTATCAGGTCATAAATTGGCATTAGGTCGGGGCATTGCTAGTAATATAATTATAGAGCATTAA